AGGTCCCAGAAGTTCTTCTTTCGGGACATCATGCAAATATAAAGAATTGGAGGCTTGTTAAAGCTAGAGAAAAAACTAAGAAAAATAGATATGATTTATACCTTAAATATTTAGAGATAATAGGAGAAGATAATGGATTTGATAAGAAAAATTGAAGCTCAGAATAAGAAAAATGAGGCTTTTGTTTTTAATGTGGGAGATACTGTGAGGGTTGTTTACAAAATTATTGAGGGTAGTAATGAAAGGTTGCAGAGTTTTGAAGGGATTGTTATTTCTTTCCAAAACAAGGGAATTGGCAAAACATTTTTGATTAGAAAAATTTCTTCAGGAATAGGTGTTGAAAAAATTTTCCCAGTATATTCTCCTATTATAGAAAAGGTTGAAGTTTTAAGAAGGGGAAAAGTTAGAAGGGCAAAGCTTTATTATATGAGGAATAGAATCGGTAAGGCTGCTATGAAGATAAAGGAGCGCCTTACTATTAAAAAAGTTAAGCATTAGTTTTTAATTATTTTAAATATTTTAGCAAATTAGGTCATAAGATGAATCAAATTAGATTGAGGTTAAAAATTGTTTTTGATTGATCTTTTGTTTTGTAAATTTTTATTCAAGATTTAGTAGAGTTTTTGCTGTTTTGGGAAATAATTTTGGCAAGCTTGGTTGTGTATTTATTATAATTGAGAGCATTAATTAACCATTCTTATTAAATTTCAATGAGGGTTTAATTGTGCTTTTGTCTTTAAAAAGCTGAAGATTTAAAGTTTTGATTTTTTGAAAAACTTTCAGGCTATGTGAGTGATTTTGTTCTTAAATATTTGTTTTTATTTTTTTGAAGAGTAAATATTTATTTTTTATAGTTAAGGAGAGTTAATTTTGAAATATACTCAAAGTAAGTTCAAGAGTAGTAATTTTCAGAAACACAATAAGCGTTTTTATGGTTTTAAGAATAAAAGATTAAATTCTGAGAGCAAAAGTCAAAATGTTGCCCCGCTAAACAGTTTTAATAATAAATCGACTGTCTTGAATACAGATAAACAAAATGTTTTTAAAGGTAAATTTAGAAGAAAAAGTATAAAATTTAAAACAAGAATAAATCTTGATGTTGCTTGTGCTATTTGTGAAAAAAAAATAAATGATATTGTTTATAGCATGTCTTTAAAGGTTGAAAATGAAGATAAACCTGTTCATTTTGATTGTGTTATCAATAAATTAACATCTGAAAATAATCTTTCAAGTAATGAAAAAGTAGTTTATAAAGGTGCTGGTAAATTTTTTATTGTGGATACATCTTCTAGAGGAGAATATTTATATTTCAAAATTATTAAAGAAATTGAATTTGAAAATTTAGAAGAACAACCACTATGGCGTAAAAAAATTCTCAAAGATATTAATAGGGGGTTTAGGCTTTCTTGATATGAGGGTGGCAGTTTTTCCAGGATCTTTTGATCCAATTACTTGGGGTCATATTGATTTAATTAAAAGATCGTTGGCTATTTTTGACAAAGTTATTGTTTTAGTAGCTAAAAATAAATCAAAAAAATATTTCCTAAGTGATATTGAGAGGTTTAGCCTTACAAAAGATGTTATTTCGTCTTTAAATTTTTCAAATGTGCTTGTAGATAGGTATAGCGGGTTTATTGTTGATTATGCATTAATTAATTCTATTAAATTTATTGTTAGAGGAATTAGGGCTTTTAATGATTTTGATATAGAGTTTGAAAGATATCTTGTTAATAATAAGTTAAATTTTGAAATTGATACTATATTTTTACCAAGTAGTGCAGAACATTTATATGTAAGGTCGGATTTTGTAAAGGAATTGATGTTGAAAAAGGATGTTGATCTTTCTAATTTTGTTCCAGAATTGGTGTTTAATAGATTAAAATCTAAGTTTATTGACAAATGACTTGGTTAATATATATATTATTAAGATAATTTAATGTAGTTTAAAAGTAGTTAGGAGAAAGTAATGGCTGTTCCAAAATTTAAGCCTTCAAAATCTAGAAGTAGAACAAGGCGGAGTATAAATATGAGAAAAAAAATTCCACAATTTCAAGAATGTTCTAATTGTGGTAATCTTGGCGTGAGACATAGGATTTGTTTAAAATGTGGATATTATAGGAATAACCAATATCTAGAAATAGGTTTGTAGCTTGTAGTAAGGAAGGTGTATTCATGGATAATGATGAAATTTTTAGCAAGGTTAGGTCTATTATATCTGAGCAACTTGATAAAAAAGAAGATGAAATTACCACAGACTCTAGATTTGTTGAAGATCTTAATGCAGATAGTCTAGATATTTATGAGCTTTTGTATTTGCTTGAAGAGGCCTTTGATGATAAGATTCCAGAGAATGAAGCCAATGAATTTGAGACGGTAGGCGATGTTGTTAATTTTATTAAAAAGAGAAAGGGTTGATGAAAAAAAAATCTTCTGATTTTTGTTTGTGTAATGAAAGAAAATCTCAATTGAGTAAATTTTTGGAAAATTTGAGCATTGACTTTAGTAATTTTGATTTATTGAATACAGCATTGTGTCATTCGTCGTATTCTAATGAGTTGGATCAAAAATCTAGTAATAATGAGAGATTAGAATTTTTGGGAGATTCTGTGCTTAATTTGATTATTACAGATCATCTTTATAAAACTTATCCAAATAAAAGTGAAGGAGAGCTCAGTAAGGCCAGATCTTATATTGTTAGTGAAGATTCCCTATCTAATATTGCTAGAGAGATTAATCTTGGTTCTTATATTTTGCTAGGTAGAGGGGAGGAGAGTAATGATGGTCGAAATAAAAAAGGCATTCTTGCAGATGCTATTGAAGCTTTTGTAGGCGCTATTTATCTTGATAGTGGGTTTTCAAGAGCAACAGAATTTGTGGTTGGACTTTTTGATATGTATATAAGATTGATGTTTAATAGGGGGGATTTTAAAGATTATAAGAGTTTGTTGCAAGAATATGTTCAAAAGAAATATAAAATCTCGCCAAGTTATAAGCTAGACAAGGAAATAGGTCCAGACCATGATAAAGTTTTTTGTGTGGAACTTTATGTTGGAGAAAATTTTATATCAAATGGAAAGGGCAAATCTAAAAAAGAAGCCGAAATGAGAGCGGCTGAAGTAGCTTTAAAAGCTATGGAAAACATTAACCTTTAAGGTTTTGATTTTTTTTATAAGATAATTTTTAGTATTAAGCTTGGGATTTTCAATTACACATCTTAGTAGCATATTTAAAATTTTACCTATATTTTTGTTTTCTATTTGTTCTAGATTTTGAATATCTTTTCCGTTTATTTTTAAATCTTTTAAAGAGAGAGGATTTTTTAGCAATTTTTTTCTTTTTATGTTTTTTATTATAAATAAATATCTTTTATTTTTTCCTTTGAGTGCTTTGTATATATCAATTATTTCTTTATAATGTTCTCTTGTGCTTTTGCTAAGCAAATATCTAATATCACTTAATTTTTTGACATTAAAAATATTGTTATTATCGATTATGCCTCTATAAAATAAAATCAGCTTAATTTCTTTATTTGAGAATTTAAGTAAAGTTAATTTTTCTTTTAGTTCTTTTATAGGTTTTTTAATTGTCAATATTGTGATTGCCTTTAGATAAAATTTGTTTTTATCAAGTAGAGCAATTTTTTTGATTACTTTTGTTTTTATTTCTAGATTAAAAAAATTTTTAAAAAAATCAACTTTTTTAAGATAATAAATTCCTTTTTGTATATTTATGCCTTCTAACAATTTGTGAAATTCATTTTTTATTCTTTCTTTTGAAATCATTAAAATATTTTCTTTTTTATATTTCATTGAAATTAAAGTATTTTTTTCAATGTTAAAATTAAGTGTGGATGAAAATCTTGCTGCTCTAAGTATTCTAAGGGCGTCTTCTTCAAGTCTTTTGTTTGGATTTCCTATGCATCTTATTATTTTCTTATTAAGGTCTTTTTTCCCATTATAGCAATCTATTATGTTGAAGTTGAAAATATCCATTGCAATTGCATTAATTGTAAAATCTCTTCTTTCAAGATCTTTAAGTAAATTTTTAGTATATTCTACTTGTTTGGGGGCTCTGTTGTTTTCATATTCTTTTTCTATTCTGTATGTGGTGATTTCAAAGATTTTTTTATTAAAAATAATACCAATTGTGCCATGTTTTATTCCTGTTTTGATGTTATTTGGAAATAATGTTATTATTTCTTCAGGAGTTGCATTTGTTGCAAAATCAAAATCGTAAGGCTGTTTATTAAGCAGTAAGTCTCTTAAAGCGCCTCCAACTAAATAAAATTCGTAGTTATTTTTTTTAAATATTTTACCAATTTTAATTATATTTGGATTGTTTTTCCCTAGATTCATATAAAATTATATTATAGTGTAAATAATTTTTTTCTAAAATTGATTTACAATTTTAATTTATTTGAAGTATGTTGTAAGTAGTACTTTATTTTTTAAATGGTTTTATTGGGGTTTTATGAGTGGTAATAACAATAGCGTATACAACTCTATAGGTCAACTTTCAAAAGAGACTAAAGATAGGTTGATGAATGATATAAGAAAAAGCTTAGGTTTGAATTCTTCCGATTTTGTTTTGCCCAATAGTAGTAATGAGCCTTATGTTGATTCTCAGCTTGAAAAATTTCTTTCGGGGCGCTTAATGGAAGAATCATTTCTTATTAGAATGTGGTTAACTATTTTAAATTTTTTTCAGAAAGATAAAAGCAAAGAAGATATATATAAAGCTTATGTTATAAAAAACCTGGAAAATCAAATTAATGAAATGTGTAAAAATCCAGTAATAGATTTTAAGAGAGAATGTTTGCATGTTGGTTTTGTGGAAATGTTTTTTAGTGTTTGCCGATATTCAATGGAATTGAAAGAATTTTTTAGGAAATTAGAAAAAGGTGGTATTGTTGTTGAGCAAACTATTTTAGAAATTATTCAAAGCAAAGTTCTTAACTCTAAGAACAATTTGGAAGATTTTTTAGATGAAGGTGAATATGAGCTTTTTTTAAAAAAAGAAAAAACCCAAAACGATTTAGAAGAATCTCTTAAGGTCAAGATAAATGAATATATTAATTCTATTCCATCTAGTACTTACAAAATCGTCTCGGATATGTTTGAGTTTTATTATGTTTTTAATAGTTTGGCGTTTTTCCCTTACAAATCTTTTTTTTCATTTTTTAATGTAGATCTTTTAGATAGTGCTGAGAATATTAGCATTGTTGACTTTGAGGTTGGATTTGGAACCAGCTTTTCAAGTGTTAGTAAGTATTTGAATTCTTTTTTTGACATTTTGTATACATTAAAAGATATTGAGATAGATGAGGATATTGTTAAAAGCATTATATCGAATTATTTTTCAATATCTGATGATATTAGTAATTCAGAGATAATTTCAAGAGAAGATCATATATCTCGGGTAGAATATGTATTTAAAAATGTTTTATCTATTGTATCTAAGATTGTTGGCTTGTCGAGGACTTTGCCTTATTTAGATATTTTTAGAGTATATTGCAAAAATCCTGTTGCATCTCCTAAAAAATATGTACCCTTTTTTGATGTAAAAAATTTTTATGAGAACATTTTATTTTTAAATGTTATGGGTCAGGCTATTAAAAAGCGTGATAGCTCTTTAAAAGTTCTTGTTATCAAAGAAATAAAAAATCTTGTTAGAGATCCTAGTTTAATTTTAAATTTAAAAGGCGAGATTTTTAATGAATTAAATCTTGGGCGTTATAGTTTTAAAAAGTTATATTTTCTTAATGATTTTTTTAAAAACATATATGATGTTAGAATGATGGAAGTTTTAAGAACTATAAATAATGTCGTATTAATCAATAATCATGATTTGAGAAATATATATGTTGACATTGAAAATAATATTACTGCTTTGAAAAAAGAAATTTATAATATTTACTTTGAGATTGATTATAAAAATGAAGAGTTTGAAAGGTATAAAAGAGACGGTAAAATTGATAACTCTTATAAGGAAAGGATTTTGAAGTGGTGCTTAACTGAATCCGTTTCTATTGATAAGGTTTCAAGTAGATTTGTGGATTATTTTATTGAGCTTAAAAAGAGGTGCTTGTCTTTGTTGGAAAATCATAATGTTTTTATTCGAAAATCTTTAACGGTTTCTTACAAATCAATGGTAACTGAAAATAAAACAATTACATTAGCCGATGTTATTGGCAATCTTTTGGAAATCATAAATCAAGCACTTTTTATAATAAAGAATTTATAAATTTCATGAAAGCTTTTAAAGTAAAAAATCTAAGACGTTTTTCAAATTTTATTAGAATTTTGGTTATTGTATTGTTTTTAAATTCTTTGTTAAGTTTGTTCGTGTTTTTGGCTGGTTCTTACAATATTTTTGTTTACAATTTTCAGAAATTTTATCTTGATCTTGCTATTATTTTAAGCTCTGTTTCTTTTGGACTTGAATCTACTAGACTGATATTTTTTTATTTTTTGAAAAATAAAAAAATTAAGTATTATTTAATTTTAATTTTTAGTTTTATAATTTTTTTTATTGCTCTTGTTTTTAAAATTTTTCTTTCTGGTAATAAATAGATTAATAGGAAGATTATATTAATTATTTATCATTATTCTATTGACTAATGAATTTTATTTTTATAAACTAACTATTAGTTTTTGTTTGCCGACTTAGCTCAGCTGGCCAGAGCAGCGGGTCTTGTAAACCGCAGTCGTCGGTTCGAATCCGACAGTCGGCTTTTATGGGGCGGTACCGAAGTGGTTAACCGGGGCAGACTGTAAATCTGTTGGCTTTGCCTACGTGGGTTCGAATCCCACCCTCCCCAATTTAGTGAAATTATAAGCGTTTGCCTTTTTATAATTTTTATTGTGATCTTTTAAATGTGTTATGTCGTTTCATTTTGGTGCTTTTATTTTTGTCTATTTAGAAAAGTTATTATTGGTTATAAAATATGATGTTAGCTATCAATTAAAAATTTTAATTGATAGCTAAAGTGTAATTAGCAAAGACTTTTGTTTAGCTAGGAGATTCTTGTGCTTATTAAAATTGGGAAAGTGTTTATTCTTTTTTTCTTTTTGGGATCTATTTTGTCAATTTTTATATATTTTTTAAATTTATCTTCTTTGGCAAATGGCTTAGTTTATGAATTTAATATTGAAAAAGGTTGGGGAGTTAAAAAAATAGCTAAAGAATTGAAAAAACAAAAATTAATTAAATCCGAGCTGCTTCTTGTTTTTATTTCATATATTTTAGGTAGTGATAAACAATTTAAAGAGGGGAAATATTTAATAAATGGCGATCTTTCTACATTTGAAATATATAAAGAGTTTTTAAAGGGATCTTCTAACGTAAATATTGATGTTACAATACCCGAAGGGTATACTAGCAGAAGAATTGCTTTAAAGCTTAAGGAATTTTCTGTTATTGATGATGTTCAAGATTTTCTTTTTTTAATCAACAAAAAATCATTTATTTATGAGCTTGGGCTTGATTATGACTCTCTTGAAGGATTTTTATTTCCAGATACTTATAAATTTTATAAGGGTATAGAAATAAAGAATGTAGTTCGCATGTTTGTTGATAATTTTTTGAATAAGCTTAAGTCTATAGGCGTTGTTCTTAGCGATTATTCAAGTAAGGAGCTTTACAATAGGGTAATAATAGCATCTATTGTTGAACGTGAATATAGGGTTAAAAGTGAAGCCCCAATAATGTCTTCGGTTTTTTATAATAGAATAAAATCTGGTATGGCATTACAATCCTGTGCTACTATTGAATATGTTATTACAGAGGAGCTAGGACGAAGCCATCCTAAGAGAATTTATTTTTCAGATTTAGAGATAGATTCTCCTTATAATACATATATTAATAAAGGATATCCTCCTACTCCAATTTCAAATGCTGGTATTATTTCGCTGCAAGCAGCTTTTTTCCCAAAAAATACGCAATATTTATTTTTTGTTGTAAAAGACTCTAAGTTGGGCACACATCAATTTTCATCAGAATATTCTTCACATCTTTTAGGGGCAAAAGATTATATTAAAAATTTTATTACTAAGGATTAAGAAGTATGAAGTATTTACAAACTGTAGCTTCAATGAAAAGCAAATTTGATATTGTAGCTATTGTGGAGCAATATATTAAGCTTGTTAAATCGGGATCTGCTTACAAAGGTCTTTGTCCTTTTCATGCTGAGAAGACTCCCTCTTTTTTTGTAAATCCTTTGCAAGGATATTTTTATTGTTTTGGATGCAAAAAGGGTGGAGATGTTATTGGATTTTTAATGGATATGGAAAAAATCAATTACAATGATGCTCTTAAGATTTTATGCGAAAAATCCGGTATTCATTATGATGATTTAAAAATAAGTCGAGGAAGTGAAAATAAAAATGAAAATAAAGACATGGTTTCAAAAATTTACTCTTTGAATTCTCGGTTAATTAATACCATTAAATTTTTTTTAAGTAAAAACAAAAAAGCTTTAGATTATGTTTTAAAGAGTAGAGCAATATCTAAGGAAATTGTTGATTTATTTGAACTTGGTTATTTGCCATTTAACTTTAAAAATGGTTTAGAGCTTCATGATTTTTTAGTTTCAAAAGGATACTCTTCTGAAGTACTTAGAAAAAGTGGTTTGTTCTCGAAAACCAATCCCAAAGTTTCTATTTTATTTCAAAGATTAATTTTTCCAATTAAAGACTTTAAAGGAAACGTTGTTGGTTTTGGAGGTCGAGATTTAGATGGGAAAGGTTCTAAGTATATTAATTTAGGTGAAACTGAAGTTTTTAAAAAAAGGGAGCTTCTTTATGGATTTTATGAGGGTTTTGAGGAGATTAAATCTACAAAATCAGTTATATTGGTAGAAGGGTATATAGATGTTCTTGCTTTTTTTACATCTGGGATTAAGAGAGCCGTATCTACTCTTGGCACTGCTTTTTCAAAAGAGCATTTAGCTTTAATTCAAAGATATGCTGATGAGATAATATTTTCTTTTGATGGGGATGATGCTGGACTTTCTGCAACTTTAAAAGCTTATCAAATTTGTTTGCCGTTTAATATCAATGTTAGTGTTGTTCGAATGGATTTTGGTACTGATCCTGCAGATGTTCTTAAAAGTGAGGGTGTAGACTCCTTGCAAAAAATTTTAAATAATAGATGTGATGCTTTTGAATATCTTTTGGATGTTTATTCTAATAAATATAATTTAAATAAAACTGTAGATTTAAATGCCATGATTAATTTATTTTTAAATTTGATAAATTTATCAAAAGTAGATACTCAGAAAAAAATTTTTTTAGACAAGCTAAGCAATAAACTTGGTATTGGTGTGACAACTTTATTGAAAGATTATTACAGAATAAAAGAAAGATTTGTAGTTGACAATAATAAAAGAAATTTGTATGCTCATAATGATGATTCTTATGAGAGGTATCTAATAGTAGCTTTGTTGAAAAATTTTAGTTATTTTAGCATAGTAAGGCGCAATATTATTGATAGTGATTTAATTAATGTCGATGCCAGAAAAGTTTTTATGTGCTTTGAAAATTTATTTGAAAATAATAAAGATTTTTCATTAATGGATTTAAAAAAAAATTTAAAGGATACCTATAAAGTTAGTGAATTTTTTTTGAAGAAATTTTAAATTCTGAATTTGAAGTGGATGATGAGATGCTCATTCATATTTTACTTGCAATCAAGAGAAGAAAATTAGATTCTCGTGTTTTGCTTTGCAAAAAAAGATATGATGGGGACTCTTTGGTAAATGCTAAGATTCAAATAAATGAGTTAATGTTTTTAAATATGCAGAGAAAAAATTTAAAAATCTACATAGATGATGTTCCAGGGAGTTAGGTTTTGTCGGATTTGGAAAAGAAATATTCGAAGCTGATAGAGGGTATTATTACTCATTTGGGAGATAGAAAATCTCTTAGTTTTAGTGAATTATCAAATTTGCTTCCCGATGATATATTAGAACCAGAGATTCTTGATTGTATTTGTTCGGTACTTGAGGATAGGGGAATAAGGTTGGTTAATAAAATTTCGGAATTAGATCTGGTTGTCAGTGAAGATGGAAATGATGAAGAGGAAGAGGTTGAGATTGAATCTGATAGAAATTTTATGATTTTAGATGATGGTTTTCAAAGTGATGAGGAAGATATTGACATTGATGTTAAGCTGGATGATTGTGATGAAGAAGATATTTCTGTTAAGGATGATTTAGGTTCAGGGTATATTAAAGGCAATGTTTTAAAAGATAGTCACTCAGAAGATCCAATCAAGCTTTATTTAAAGGAAATAGGAAAAGAGTTTTTATTAACGGGAAATCAAGAAGTTGAACTTGCAAAGCAAATGGATTCTGGAGAGAGTATAATTGAGAATATTCTTAAGAATGAGGGACTTGTTATAGAAAATTATTATAATCTTGTGAATACTATTTACTCAAGAATGGAAAGAGAAGAGTTTTTTAAAAGAGAAAAAGATAAGGATAAAGAGAGTAGTCCGGATTATTATAATAAAAAAAAAAGAATTGCCTCTTTTTACAAAATTCCTTTAAAGCCAATTCAAGATCGTTTAATAAGTTATGTAGATAATAAGCATAGGGTGTATGATCTTGGGGGGGATATTTTTGAAAAGAATTTAAAAAAGGAAAGATTGGCCCTAAAAGAGCTTTTGAGAGACATTCCTTTGTATCAAGAGGAATTAAGGATTTTCTCAGATGATTATATTGACTCTGCTAACAAAATAAAAGATTTACAAAGACAACAAAGAATAATTCTAAGCAGGCTGAAAATTGAAAAAATAAGAGATTTGAGGGTGCTTGGAAGAGATTTGACTATTGCTGAAAAAAAAATAGAGATAGAAAAATCTCTCAAGCTTAAAGAAGATGCTATTAAAGAGCAGATTACAGAGGCTCAGCTTGCCCAAAAAGAACTTGAGAGAATTGAGATGTATTATGAATATCCAACTGATAAAATAATAAGCATGTCAGAAGAGATTGCTAAAGGGAAGCAAATGATGCAGCATGCTAAAGATCAGTTGATTAAGGCTAATTTAAGGCTTGTTGTAAGCATTGCTAAAAAATATGCAAATAGAGGTCTTCATTTTTTTGATCTTGTTCAAGAAGGCAATATTGGATTGATTAAGGCTGTTGAAAAGTTCGAATATAAGAGAGGTTTTAAGTTTTCAACCTATGCTACTTGGTGGATTAGACAAGCCATAACAAGATCTATTTCTGATCAAGCTCGCACAATTAGAGTTCCTGTGCACATGATTGAGCAAATAAATAGGCTTAATAGAGAAACTAGATATTTAATTCAAGTTTTAGGCAAAGATCCCACAGATGAAGAGCTTTCAGACAGGCTTGGATGGGAACTTAAAAAGGTTAAAACTGTAAAGAGTGTTTCAAGAGAACCTGTTTCTCTTGAAACACCAATTGGAGAAGAGGAAGATTCTGTTCTTAGCGATTTTATTGAGGATAAGGCAATAAAAAATCCTGCAAATCACACATCTTTTGTAGTTTTGCAAGATCAAATAAGAGCAATTCTTGGAACTCTTCCTGAAAGAGAACAAGAAGTTGTAAAAATGAGATTTGGACTTGAAGATGGCTATTCTTTAACTCTTGAAGAGGTTGGACTTCATTTTAATGTTACAAGAGAAAGAATTAGGCAAATTGAATCTAAAGCATTAAGGCGGCTT
The window above is part of the Borreliella burgdorferi B31 genome. Proteins encoded here:
- the rplS gene encoding 50S ribosomal protein L19 is translated as MDLIRKIEAQNKKNEAFVFNVGDTVRVVYKIIEGSNERLQSFEGIVISFQNKGIGKTFLIRKISSGIGVEKIFPVYSPIIEKVEVLRRGKVRRAKLYYMRNRIGKAAMKIKERLTIKKVKH
- the coaD gene encoding pantetheine-phosphate adenylyltransferase; amino-acid sequence: MRVAVFPGSFDPITWGHIDLIKRSLAIFDKVIVLVAKNKSKKYFLSDIERFSLTKDVISSLNFSNVLVDRYSGFIVDYALINSIKFIVRGIRAFNDFDIEFERYLVNNKLNFEIDTIFLPSSAEHLYVRSDFVKELMLKKDVDLSNFVPELVFNRLKSKFIDK
- the rpmF gene encoding 50S ribosomal protein L32 — its product is MAVPKFKPSKSRSRTRRSINMRKKIPQFQECSNCGNLGVRHRICLKCGYYRNNQYLEIGL
- the acpP gene encoding acyl carrier protein; the encoded protein is MDNDEIFSKVRSIISEQLDKKEDEITTDSRFVEDLNADSLDIYELLYLLEEAFDDKIPENEANEFETVGDVVNFIKKRKG
- the rnc gene encoding ribonuclease III, giving the protein MKKKSSDFCLCNERKSQLSKFLENLSIDFSNFDLLNTALCHSSYSNELDQKSSNNERLEFLGDSVLNLIITDHLYKTYPNKSEGELSKARSYIVSEDSLSNIAREINLGSYILLGRGEESNDGRNKKGILADAIEAFVGAIYLDSGFSRATEFVVGLFDMYIRLMFNRGDFKDYKSLLQEYVQKKYKISPSYKLDKEIGPDHDKVFCVELYVGENFISNGKGKSKKEAEMRAAEVALKAMENINL
- a CDS encoding CCA tRNA nucleotidyltransferase, which encodes MNLGKNNPNIIKIGKIFKKNNYEFYLVGGALRDLLLNKQPYDFDFATNATPEEIITLFPNNIKTGIKHGTIGIIFNKKIFEITTYRIEKEYENNRAPKQVEYTKNLLKDLERRDFTINAIAMDIFNFNIIDCYNGKKDLNKKIIRCIGNPNKRLEEDALRILRAARFSSTLNFNIEKNTLISMKYKKENILMISKERIKNEFHKLLEGINIQKGIYYLKKVDFFKNFFNLEIKTKVIKKIALLDKNKFYLKAITILTIKKPIKELKEKLTLLKFSNKEIKLILFYRGIIDNNNIFNVKKLSDIRYLLSKSTREHYKEIIDIYKALKGKNKRYLFIIKNIKRKKLLKNPLSLKDLKINGKDIQNLEQIENKNIGKILNMLLRCVIENPKLNTKNYLIKKIKTLKVNVFHSF
- the mltG gene encoding endolytic transglycosylase MltG, which translates into the protein MLIKIGKVFILFFFLGSILSIFIYFLNLSSLANGLVYEFNIEKGWGVKKIAKELKKQKLIKSELLLVFISYILGSDKQFKEGKYLINGDLSTFEIYKEFLKGSSNVNIDVTIPEGYTSRRIALKLKEFSVIDDVQDFLFLINKKSFIYELGLDYDSLEGFLFPDTYKFYKGIEIKNVVRMFVDNFLNKLKSIGVVLSDYSSKELYNRVIIASIVEREYRVKSEAPIMSSVFYNRIKSGMALQSCATIEYVITEELGRSHPKRIYFSDLEIDSPYNTYINKGYPPTPISNAGIISLQAAFFPKNTQYLFFVVKDSKLGTHQFSSEYSSHLLGAKDYIKNFITKD
- the rpoD gene encoding RNA polymerase sigma factor RpoD gives rise to the protein MSDLEKKYSKLIEGIITHLGDRKSLSFSELSNLLPDDILEPEILDCICSVLEDRGIRLVNKISELDLVVSEDGNDEEEEVEIESDRNFMILDDGFQSDEEDIDIDVKLDDCDEEDISVKDDLGSGYIKGNVLKDSHSEDPIKLYLKEIGKEFLLTGNQEVELAKQMDSGESIIENILKNEGLVIENYYNLVNTIYSRMEREEFFKREKDKDKESSPDYYNKKKRIASFYKIPLKPIQDRLISYVDNKHRVYDLGGDIFEKNLKKERLALKELLRDIPLYQEELRIFSDDYIDSANKIKDLQRQQRIILSRLKIEKIRDLRVLGRDLTIAEKKIEIEKSLKLKEDAIKEQITEAQLAQKELERIEMYYEYPTDKIISMSEEIAKGKQMMQHAKDQLIKANLRLVVSIAKKYANRGLHFFDLVQEGNIGLIKAVEKFEYKRGFKFSTYATWWIRQAITRSISDQARTIRVPVHMIEQINRLNRETRYLIQVLGKDPTDEELSDRLGWELKKVKTVKSVSREPVSLETPIGEEEDSVLSDFIEDKAIKNPANHTSFVVLQDQIRAILGTLPEREQEVVKMRFGLEDGYSLTLEEVGLHFNVTRERIRQIESKALRRLKNPKKTQKLKDYLEDLN